In Salarias fasciatus chromosome 9, fSalaFa1.1, whole genome shotgun sequence, the genomic stretch TGTCAAGCACCATGAATAGCAGGCACCATAAAGTCTCAGAACCCAAACTGTCCATCTATAGaatttcaagtatttttaaaatgatttataattttttaaaaattgatcAATTAGGTTTTGATGAGTTCCCGGtatttttctaatttaaaatgaaaacaattctgtttttttgtttttttttgctcagataTGATCTGTTTGTGGTGGGCGTGGTCTGGGTGTGTCGGGTCGGAGCTTCGGTGTTtcggaagaactggtttccctgttaactggtgaccgaatGCATATATATATTGCACGTAGCACCTGGCTGCTCGTAACAGCAGATGCTGGAACCCTAACAGAAATTTCCAGGCCAACGCCGTTTAATCGCAGTCACAACAAATGTATACCTTTTGGGAGTCTTGTTTTATTTAACATCGCTTGTTGCCAGCAGCAACGACGGacgctaaaggaagtcagtcagcAGCCAACAGGGAAACCAAGTGATCCGAAACACCGGCTGTTTCCCATTGGGGCCACTGACGTTAGCGGGTTGGACTAAATCTCCTCCGTCTCACTTTTTCTTCGTGCAGTACACTGAAAGTTGCTCTCTGAAGGGTAAGTTTCTCCAGCCTCGTTAAAATACGGAAGCTAATGCAGCCTCCCCGCTAGCTCAGTTAGCTGTCGGCTAAATGTAAGccctgttagcatgttagctccACGTTAGCCGCTGtgttttggaacattttttttaattcaagtttGGTTTCTCTTCCATCTCCGCCCCGAGCAACTCAGTCAACAGCATGTTGTCACATTTTCCGTGAGACTGTAGTGTTTCACTGGACTTTTCCCACAGTGGCGCCTTTGTTTCACGGCGTACTGCTGACATACTGAAGTATTTAGCTTCATTTAGGTGTCGTTCTTGAGATGGGGCGTGTTCTGTCACTGTGTTAAAATACTGTGAAACCCGCAATAAAAGATATTTTTGTACCTCTTGTTGAGTAGATCACACTGGTATTTGCTCTTCATGACAGTGGCATGTTAGATTGGCCTCAAATACAAGCTTAAATTTGATATTAATTAAGACTTCTCTGATGATCATAAACAAATCTGAACAGTATCATCCTTGTAATGACATAAATTGTATGATGATTGTATTTTCCTTCAGTCCTTATCTCATGTGATGAGTGAAGTGTGGGGATGAGCTTATCTTTGCTGTTATCTCCCCGTCAGAGttgttcctcctccagctcttcgtGGGTCAGTCATGGCTGCTCAGTGTGTAACCAAGGTGGAGCTGACGGTTTCCTGTCAGCACCTCCTGGACAAAGACATCGGCTCCAAGTCAGATCCCCTGTGTGTCCTGCTGATGAGCAGCGCTAATAACCAGTGGTATGAGGTCAGTAAGCTGAACACAACACGCCGGTATGAATTCAGGTTCGATGACCCACTGCTACATTATCGTCTGTAATAATATacatctatatatctatatctatgtATCTaggtgtggtgtgttgtgtaaCTGATGCTGTCACATTGGGAAAACTTGACTAACCTTTAACCTCTAGATGTAGCACTTTCCATTTCCTGTTTCGTCACCCCACTGATTAGGAAAAGTTGACAGCGCCGTTATTTGTCACCCCCTCCCCACCGTGTCGGATCTTTCCCAACAGGTGGCTCGCACCGAGCAGGTCCAGAATTGCCTCAACCCAAATTTCGCCAAAAAGTTTGTGGTCGATTACTACTTTGAGATTGTGCAGAAGCTGAAGTTTGGGATTTATGACATCGACAACAAGACGATCGATCTGAGTGACGATGACTTCCTGGGAGAGCTAGAGTGCACCCTGGGCCAGGTAGGGCTCTCCTCTGATTACGTTCCACCATTATTTTACCTTCATTATCAGAGGATCAAagtctttctgtgtgaaatgaCCTCAGGTGTTGTTCCTGTTTTGGTTAACTTGTCGTTTGCTTTGTAGTCTGAAAGCGGGTGCGTTGTGTTGCACTCCACCACTTCTGACTGAGTCTATTCAGTCCGCTGCTTTTATTTAagtgtttcttgtttgtttgtttatttgctctTAGGTTGTATCAAGTAAAAAACTGACCAGACCTCTTGTCCTGAAGAACAAGTCGCCTGCAGGAAAAGGCACCATCACTGTGAGTGACTCCAAGTAAACGGTTGTGTGAATCAAGTTATTTTTTTACCAGTTCGGTCTTTTTATTGTTGTAGATCAATGCAGAGGAAATAAAAGACAACAGAGTGGTGAACTTTGAGGTGGAAGCAAGGAAACTAGACAACAAGGTATCACTTATCTCGAACATCttaaatgttttcttccatttttaaatACTCCGACACATTTTTACGTATtcgttttttttcctgcacaggATTTCTTTGGAAAGTCTGACCCTTACCTGGAATTCTACAAGCAGACCCAGACTGGCTGGCAGCTCGCTCACAGGACAGAGGTACACTCTACATGAATGTACAGTCGTCCCATAAAACCACAAAGTGTCATAAATGTCCTGGGATGGTCAATGAATGAACACATAGCTGTGTGTGAAAACGGGAACCGTTGATGACCAAACACTTTCAGAAACCGCAATGCAGCATATTGGGAAGTAAATCAGAAAACAGATTCTGTGTTCTGTAGAAAGCAGCTTACAGTTTCCAAACATCACTTTGATAGATGATCAGCATGAAGACCAGGTGCTCTTCTAAAACTTGTTCTGTCACACATCTTTTCTTGAGAGCTCTGAACATCACTGCAAACTCTTTTCTGCCCTGTTTTTAATTCCTGGAGCTTGACCAGGTCACTGCACCACAAACCTGAACTCTGCagtgtcctgcagcagcagctctactCGCCCTGCCCCCGTGatccagccacacacacacaaacacacacaaacacacacagctgcagctcgtccGCTTGTGTTCGCTGGTTTCTTTATCACAAGCTGTTTCAAATATCCACTGATAGTAAAACTGAACCTGTGAGTATGAAAGGTAACGGTGTTTATTTCACATGATTCAGGCTGAATTCACACCACTAAAAATATCAGAAACACCGAGCTGCATTACAGATATGAGTGAAATGATCCAACCCAGCACAGATCTGCATGTTGTCGATGGAGAACTGACTTCACACAAGACGGAGCAGTGCGACAgtgtttattctccttttcTAATTGTGTTTGGAGTATGTAAAACTTTGAAAAACCAGTTTCCTAAATGTCCAGAGTTTCATTGCTCTATCACTGTACAGACCATGTACTTCAAGGGAATATAAGGAGGGTGTTACCTCTTATGGAACAGGaacgcctttttttttgtctcactatagatatttttttcaatatttgcaCCTACAGCCCCGTTACAGATTACAGATGAGGCCACGTTCATACTGCAACACTTTCAGGTGAAAATTTACAACCTTTGCATCTTGGGtcgaaaaagaaaagaaaacgttttgaaaaggtgaaagttttttttttttttttttaacttttggaaACTGTGGGTGGTGGAGGGGTTCATCAGGGATCCGTTCTGGACCCCCTCCTGTTTACCTGAGTGAAGGGCAGGCGACTTGTGAGGTTGTGATGGTTTGAAGATGAGATGGGAGAAGGCGGAGCCTCAGGCGATGGATGgatgtagaggaggaggaggaggaggacatgtgACGGATCATGATTTAcctgactgttgctttcaggtgGTGAAGAATAACCTCAACCCGACATGGAAGCCGTTTCGAATCCCGCTGCAGTCGCTCTGTGGAGGAGACTTGGACAAATCCATAAAGGTAAACGGTTTGGGCTCGTCCTGAGAGCAGCTGGCTCTTCCTGTCAGACGTCTCGCTGTGCCGGTGCATATGGCCCGATTACTACCAGCTTcatcgtatttttttttttaacctccgaAGCGAACATGTCAGGAAGGAAACAACTCCCCGGCGTTCAGGAAAAGTGAGTTTCTGAGTGCGTCACGGTGTTTGTCTCCCTCATCTTATTTATTCCCATCGCTGGGTGAAGTGTGTGATCGGAGGAGGTCGGCTAGATCTGCAGCCCTCCATCCAAACTGCTCCCGCCACAGAAACATTCGTCTGAACCTCGGTCATTTGAATGTTATCTTCTAGTGTTTCAGCTCACGTTTGCATGTCGTTTGTCTCCTCTggcttgttttcctccagtgttgATATGTTGATGGCTTTAAGGAGGGTAATCTCATTATTCTGCAGGCAGCCTTCTGATTTCCAAACTCATTTCATCAGCAGCTTTCCTGACTTCAGATTAAATTATTTACCTCCTCAAACCGTTTCCTCTAATTATGTCACAGCTAACAGGATTGAGATTATTCATATTTAGAAAATAGAATTACCAGAAAGCAGTAAAATCGAGTTCTGCGTCAACAGAAGTGGACAGGAgaactttattcatattttatgaCAATTCTACATCTGTACAACCGAACATTTCTCTACTCTTTGAGTTTTAGTCCAAATAACTACTGGAACATAACTTTTATTCTGACTTGCACTAAATGATGGTATAGATCCACTTCCTTTACAATTATTGGCCCAGTCAAACATCCAGCTTATGTCAGGCAACAACACAACTGTCAAACACAGGTTTGATTTGTGAAGTCCAGATAATTCCCTCAAACTGAGGAAAATCCTCGTTAATCCAGTGTGAAGCGTGAACAAACAGTGGAGCGTCCTCCATGTGTTGGACGGCTGCAACTTGATCCAGTTTGATCTCGATCACATCGTTTTATTGATCCAGATTTTAAACTCTACCTCCTAACCATCAAATGCTGCTGCATAATTTAGAAGTGCTCCATCGTGAATTCTCCGCTGTTCTCGGCTCTTCTTCTGGATCATTGTCAGTAGTTTGGACTGTTCCATGACGCAGCTTCTCGCGTCTCCAGGTGGAGTGCTACGACTACGATAACGATGGCTCCCACGACCTGATCGGATGCTTCGAGACCACGATGAAACGCCTGCAGGACGCGTCGCGGACATCTCCGGTACGGCACAGCTTGTTtgagactctttttttttttttttttttttattttatttaggtGTGTCACTAAATGGTATCTCAAAGATTCACTTTCCCTGCTCTTCAGGAAGTAGTTCAGTCCAAATCGATGCACGGTGCAAACTTGGATAACCCTTCTGCGGTTTTGGTTTTGCAGGCAGAGTTCGAATGCATCAACAgtaagaagaagcagaagaagaaaggctACAAGAACTCGGGTGTCGTGAGCGTCAAGCTGTGCCAGGTCGGTGGGAAGGTCCTATATAACACCAAACACATCAGATACCCTCCAATAAACCGAACTTCCCTCTTCAGGTGGTGAAGGAGTACACCTTCCTGGATTACATCATGGGAGGCTGTCAGATCAACTTCACCGTGAGTGCTTTTTTAAAAACGTAATTCCTGGTTGAAAGTCACATTTTCTGATTGtgtcatttccattttttttattttctgtccttCATCAGGTGGCCATCGACTTCACAGGCTCCAACGGAGATCCCAGGTCCCCCCAGTCTCTGCACTACATCAGTCCTCAGGGTGTGAACGAGTACCTCTCTGCCATCTGGTCCGTGGGAAACGTCATCCAGGACTACGACAGGTGCTTCAGCTTCGCCGGCACTGCTTTAAATGATCAATCAGCTCAGTGCAAACCCCTTCAAATGTCTTTGAATAATCTGACCCCGAGCTGCTGTTGCTCACCGCGGGTGCTTTCTGTCCTCGTAGTGACAAAATGTTTCCTGCTTTTGGCTTCGGCGCTCAGATCCCTCCCTCATGGCAGGTAAAGCCCGCCTGTTAATACGACTCCGCAAATAACACGACACAGCTGATTCCTCATCAGATTGAAACGGGAGGCGTCCGCCTGACACACCAAGTGATACCAGCCGGTGTTGTGTTGCAGGTTTCCCACGAGTTTCCTCTCAACTTCAACCCGGCAAGTCCGTTCTGTGCAGGTGGGTGGAAGACCGCTGAAGTTTCCGTCCtccgtgctgctgcattctgacACTGTGACTCTGTGTGCAGGCGTTGAAGGGATCGTGGAGGCCTACAGGGTCTGTCTGCCGCAGGTCAAACTCTATGGCCCCACCAACTTCTCCCCCATCATCAACCACGTGGCCTGCTTCGCCAAGCAGGCGCTGCAGCAGACCACGGCGTCGGTGAGTACGGCCGGCAGACACTGGGTTCAGACGCAGGGCCGTCCGGTGGGAGCCGAGAGGCGCTCTCTCATCAGCCACATCTGCCAAGACGCCCATGTAGGAAGAGGATTAACCGTCTGTGTTGACATGTTTACTGCAGGCAGGAGAGCGAAGCCTCAAACTGTTGCTTACAGACAGATTAAAGGAAGAAGGAAATCTCATTTGGTTTTGGAGAAAATAATCTGAGCGTCTTTCTCTTTCATACTACTACCAGTACATCCCCAACAGACACCAGGCTGTAAAAAAAGTGGAACATTTCATTCCAAGACTTTTACAGAGAAGAACGAAacagaggagacggtggacagAGGACCTCTGTGTTGTGTAACGGCCTCATTCTGAGCGCTTTATGAACAGTCTGTCAGAATCACTTCACATTCCAGTGGATTTCAATTCagtccagctttatttatgtagcgCCAAATACCACACCGGATGATCAGATAATGTTTGATCCGGAGCTTTGCAGGCAGTAATTGGATTTTTCTCCGGCACTCGGATGTTTGCTGCGGTAAATAACTCTCCGCTTGCCCGCCGCTTTTCCCGCAGCAATACTTCGTCCTGCTGATCATCACCGACGGGGTGATCACCGACATGGACGAGACGCGCAGCGCCATCGTCAACGCCTCCCGCCTGCCCATGTCCATCATCATCGtcggggtgggcggggccgactTCAGCGCCATGGAGTTCCTGGACGGCGACGACGGCTGCCTGCGCTCCCTGACCGGCGAGGCCGCCATGCGGGACATCGTGCAGTTCGTGCCCTTCAGGCAGTTCCAGAACGTGAGTGGCGGACCCAACCGAAATGTCGGCTGATgtgatttttagatttttctcCAAACCATCGCTGTAAAAACTGCCCGCCTTCCTCGCTTTCTCTCTCCGTCACCTTTAATCCGACTGACATCTAAATGACGAGCTGAACATCCTGATTCGTGCCCGAACCCGGAGTCCCAGCCCGGTTTATGTTTGCCTTGTTTATTTGATGTCTTTCCAGGCGCCCTCCCAGGCTCTGGCCCAAAGCGTATTGGCCGAGTTACCTCAGCAAGTGGCCTCCTTCTTCAGTTTATTCAAACTGAAGCCTCCCCGCGAGCCCAGTCCTTCATAGGGTACCCTAAAGATCCTTtaaaccccacccccacccccgtcaTCTTCTTAGCTTTTGCTTGTGTGTATGAGCCTaacacagctggagctgcatGATGAGTTACAGTAAACACCCTCATTTTAGGAGATAACGTCAGAGAAGATTTGTTCTTTCTAATAACGGtaactctctctcttttccctaATCTACACCAGATCTGGCTGGGACTggttttttacttttttcccgTCACACGTTCGTCTGATTTCCGTGATATATCATCACTTTATCACAATAACAATAGCTGTGATACATTGTGCAGCCCTAGACACAGCATGTAGCATGATTTCTACCATCCCATGATATAAATACAGTAGAAAGAgtctcttctgctctctgtccaTCCTTTGTTTGCATTAAAGGAAAACTCCAGCATTTTTAACACAACAGCTTTAGTTCACTCCTCTCTCAGATCTTCTTCTTTCTGATCTTGATTTATCTGTTAATGACAGATTTGTTGTTGTGGCTGATGCTTTTTATTGTTTACAGGTCATCTCGTCAAGATACAGACCTGGTAAAACACATAATAAAACTGACATAATGTTTAGTTACGGATAATAAAATCATGTTATGgtccacattttcaaaaaaaagaaaaccaaagaaaacaaaaaaaacataagtaACCTCAGTTGccaaaaatgaaggaaaaaaaaagtggaatttTCCTTTAATCTTTCATGACATCGCATGGCTTCCTTCTTCATTTCACTGACTGTGATGACTAATAGTAATGATGAATCAGTTTCCCCTGagctgtgtgtctctctctctctctctctctctctcgtcctcagactcctcctgaagctctggCCAAGAGCGTGCTGGCTGAGGTGCCGGGCCAGGTGGTGGCGTTTTTCAACACCATGAAGCTGAGCCCACCCAAGTCCAGTCCTGCACCCAACCCGGCAGGGACCATCTGAtggcgtgaggaggaggaggtggaggtggaggaggtcgCACACGAGGTCTTCTCCTGCTGTTACACTGAGCACTTCCTCTGCTCGCCGTTTATTTCCCCACATGGGGCAGCAGGAACCTCCCTTAGCCGTCTGATGTTCGTACGCTCAGTAGAACTTTACACCTTTTTGTGTTATGTGCCAAGTAAATCTAGCTGCTGTTGGAtagcttcatttattcattttagctgttttaaagACGTATTTTCATTCCATTATTGCTAAAGAAGGCGCCTGTTTGCAGAGGATTCGGCCGGTCAATGTTACCATCGTCCTCACTTATGTTGCTCTCTGACTCCAGAAACGGCACTCgctcagtgtttttcaatcCGATATTAGAAACTATGTAAAAGGCTCTTATGTACCAAAGGATAACACATTTCTTCTGCGTTACTCATTTGGTTGATTGGTAATGTTTTTTGGCACATGAATTAATTTccaaaatgtatatttttttgcACATCGCACCATTTTAACAAATGTAATATCGAGTTATTCTTTAATTGATCACCGTGGGAATCTGATCTGATGTAACTGGATGCCAGCGTCAGCCAGGCTTTGGTTGTACCGTGCCACTTTGTCCACCAGATGTAACTTATCCAAGACTAACAGTAGCATAAGGTCAGTATTGAACATGCTGTAAATACATACAGCGCTATTATATTACATCTAAGTATGGCTGTCGCAACCGTCTGTTTTATTAATCTGTTATCTCATCATGCAACACAAGCTGCTTTAGACTACAAAAAATAGTTATCTGTGCCTTGCTATAAGCAAATGTGCTTAATGTTCTCAAAATAAACTCTTATTCAGTATGTGAATGAAGTCGTTTGTTGTTGAAAGCCATCGATATCATGTGGTGTCTGTTCCACCTTCTCCAAGAGCCTGGCTGCTGACATGGAAGCTGATTTAAAGATgtctgctgccacctgctggtcagtcgaCTCAATAGTTTGCATTGAGGTTACAGTCTCTTCACAAATATTGAGTTGATTTTATTAGAAAGCCCAAACTACTGAACAGTGGAAGTTTGATTTTAGTGAAATAAAGCCTGGCAATCAGCAGAGGAGGTGGAACCCTTTATTGTTCAAAGTTAAGTGAGAAACCTTCAAATGACACTACTTTCGGGTCTGCAGAGATACCATGAAGCCATCTGCTGCTAATGCTCACAATCAAACAGTAGTAGAAAGATTCAGCCTGTTCACTGATACCACTGTAACAATGCATTGACAGATAGTCTTTTGTGACTTCCAGACATGTTTCACCTCAGCCGATTGACCTGTTATCAGGCACTTCAAGTTTCtgtataaaaaaatattcttttcTCATTGTGGAGCCGTCGAGTGATAACGCTCATTGTCTACCTCATACATTAACATATTTCATGCCGTCTTAAAGTCAGAGTGGCTTATCGGCACGGCCTCACCTCTGATCAGCTAATCTACTGTGAAGACGAGCGCAGCTCACTAAATCCTCTCATCTCCCGGATAGCAAGATTTATGAACCACTGCGAGTCATCCGGTGCTTCTCACAGCTGGTCCGGTGCGTCAGGCGAGTGCTGCTACGACCTAAAGCTTTGAAATGACCGGAGGCCGTGCGGTTACATGCGGTGGATGGTGTCGTGGTCGATGAAGCGCTTGAGGTTGTGCAGGTCGTCCCACCACTGGAAGAGGAAGGTCTCGGCGATGAGGCTGAACCAGGGCGTGAGCTCCAGCTCGCTGCGCTTGGCCTTCTCCATcatctccttcagctcctctttgCTCACGTAGCAGTGGCTCTTGATCTCGTTGGGATCTGGATTCAGCTCCACGTCCTGCAGGGGAGGTGGGTCAAAGTTCACTCAGCTGCACACAGCGCACCACTTCAAGGTTTTCTGTATCATACGTCAGATTGATACAGTTTCTCCTCCTGAAGCATCGAGCTACAAACTGACACTGAATGTTGCAGAATGAAAACAATTATATCTTGATTTAACCTGTGAGTGTCATGGAGCTAAACCAACAACCCCACCTTCTGCATGAAGAGGATGTAGTCGATCTCATGTTCTCCCCAGACCCCGTCCGACTGAGCCTTGTAGTGGATCCGTGTCAGGTACGTCATTTCCTCTGGGGTCACCTGAGGGGCGCAGCAGGAGATCAGACACGAGCAGACGCTCACAGAAagcctcctccagtctgacgGTGTACCTGCTCCATGGGGATCCCCAGCTCGGCCTCCAGTCTCCTCTGAGCGGCTCTCCTCACTCCGATGGcgtctttctcctccagctcgctCTCTGTGTGTAACGGGTGGCTGCAGCATGTGTTCGTGAAACAACCTGCACGCGAAAAAGAGGTGAGGGTCCTCGAAAAACTGCGAGGTGTGATCGACTGGAGGACTCAGTGTTTCATGGCTCACCTGGAAAAGTAATTTTGGCATCTGAtctctgctggaggagcagcttctTATCACTGTTGAACAGGAACACGCTGAACGCTCTGTGCAACAAACCTGGAGACAGGAAAACCTCATCAGCCTTAAGGACAAACCACAGCTGAAAAGAGTGCAGTTTTACATGCTGAACGATGTGCACCTTTATCTATATTAGAGTTGAGGTGACAGTTTTTCTTGGTGTCCGCTCCGGTTTTTCGATCATTCTCATCGATGAGGATGCACATCTCGGACAGCAGCTGCACCTGCTTGTCATCCAGGTGATCCGTGGTGATCTCGGGCATTCTGACTGCGGACTGCAGGAGTCTCACGCCGCTGGAACAGCAGGAGAACCACGGTGGACGTTGGAACAGTGTCAAACAGTGGCTGCACATTCAACTTGATGAGCCAATATCACAATAAACTGACAGTTtactactctctctctctctctctcttcttttttaatttcatagGACTGGTGTTGCAGTCAAAAGCTGTCCTGGTCTCAACACCACATTTTCAAGGTCATGGTCTTGATTCTGTCTTTTGATGTTCTGGTCTTAGTCCAAGCATGAACTTCATATTAAGTGCAGTGGCAAACCGGAAGTTGTAATCCAAGACACGCCTCATCAATTAAAGCAACACTCAAAACTTTgaattatttggtttttttaacCACCCGAAAGCTACAAATGTTAAGTTATTTGTGGAAATGATCGCTGTAAACTCATTTCGCACGGCGCTACATAATTGTcaaaattaaattttattttgaatgaggTCGTCAAGTTAAACCTGTAGCATCCATGCTAACTTCCGGTCTGCCG encodes the following:
- the LOC115394598 gene encoding copine-3-like isoform X2, encoding MAAQCVTKVELTVSCQHLLDKDIGSKSDPLCVLLMSSANNQWYEVARTEQVQNCLNPNFAKKFVVDYYFEIVQKLKFGIYDIDNKTIDLSDDDFLGELECTLGQVVSSKKLTRPLVLKNKSPAGKGTITINAEEIKDNRVVNFEVEARKLDNKDFFGKSDPYLEFYKQTQTGWQLAHRTEVVKNNLNPTWKPFRIPLQSLCGGDLDKSIKVECYDYDNDGSHDLIGCFETTMKRLQDASRTSPAEFECINSKKKQKKKGYKNSGVVSVKLCQVVKEYTFLDYIMGGCQINFTVAIDFTGSNGDPRSPQSLHYISPQGVNEYLSAIWSVGNVIQDYDSDKMFPAFGFGAQIPPSWQVSHEFPLNFNPASPFCAGVEGIVEAYRVCLPQVKLYGPTNFSPIINHVACFAKQALQQTTASQYFVLLIITDGVITDMDETRSAIVNASRLPMSIIIVGVGGADFSAMEFLDGDDGCLRSLTGEAAMRDIVQFVPFRQFQNAPSQALAQSVLAELPQQVASFFSLFKLKPPREPSPS
- the LOC115394598 gene encoding copine-3-like isoform X1; the protein is MAAQCVTKVELTVSCQHLLDKDIGSKSDPLCVLLMSSANNQWYEVARTEQVQNCLNPNFAKKFVVDYYFEIVQKLKFGIYDIDNKTIDLSDDDFLGELECTLGQVVSSKKLTRPLVLKNKSPAGKGTITINAEEIKDNRVVNFEVEARKLDNKDFFGKSDPYLEFYKQTQTGWQLAHRTEVVKNNLNPTWKPFRIPLQSLCGGDLDKSIKVECYDYDNDGSHDLIGCFETTMKRLQDASRTSPAEFECINSKKKQKKKGYKNSGVVSVKLCQVVKEYTFLDYIMGGCQINFTVAIDFTGSNGDPRSPQSLHYISPQGVNEYLSAIWSVGNVIQDYDSDKMFPAFGFGAQIPPSWQVSHEFPLNFNPASPFCAGVEGIVEAYRVCLPQVKLYGPTNFSPIINHVACFAKQALQQTTASQYFVLLIITDGVITDMDETRSAIVNASRLPMSIIIVGVGGADFSAMEFLDGDDGCLRSLTGEAAMRDIVQFVPFRQFQNTPPEALAKSVLAEVPGQVVAFFNTMKLSPPKSSPAPNPAGTI
- the idi1 gene encoding isopentenyl-diphosphate Delta-isomerase 1 translates to MVRAAWAVLRRISHEGAAVLKSSVPASSRSSSIRGAALLRSSPGGAFTCPHRAVTSGVRLLQSAVRMPEITTDHLDDKQVQLLSEMCILIDENDRKTGADTKKNCHLNSNIDKGLLHRAFSVFLFNSDKKLLLQQRSDAKITFPGCFTNTCCSHPLHTESELEEKDAIGVRRAAQRRLEAELGIPMEQVTPEEMTYLTRIHYKAQSDGVWGEHEIDYILFMQKDVELNPDPNEIKSHCYVSKEELKEMMEKAKRSELELTPWFSLIAETFLFQWWDDLHNLKRFIDHDTIHRM